GGGGCATGTCGGCCCTACCAAATCAGgcccctgccaagctcctccatgCCCACATTTCTGCCCCAGGGCTGCCCCAGTTGTCAGTCTGTGGGCGAGAGACCCTGGTTGGACAGGAACAGGCCCGAAGCGTGTGCGCTATGGCCAGGTCCCCTTGGTTTGGGGCGTGGGCGCGCCCCCTTCCGCACTGGCCCTCGTGAGGGGAGAGGAGTGAGTGCTTCTGTCTCAGCTGCTGTTGGGCCTAAGGCTTGAGAGGGTGGAGCCGGACACCCCCTCCCCGTTTACCGGGGTTCCTGGGGCAGCTGTCTTCTGTTCCCTGTCCTCGTCATTGTGTGAACCAGTTGCTGCTCTCACCCCCCTGGCTGGGCTGGGGGGGCTCTCTAGGGCCCTCGCTCTCCTTCACTGAATGCTGTCCCTAGAAGACTACTTGAGGGCCTCTCTTGTCTCCCCCCAGAGCCAGCTTCCTCCCTCACAACCTGCTGGGGCACCGTGGTCCCCCGAGAACCCCCATCTCTGGCTCCCCCAGCTGTACACACGTAGATGGTACCCATGGCACGTATAGAGAGGGGCTGTCAGGTCCCGGAATGGAGCCTTTGCTCCTGTCTCCCTCTGGGCCTCCTCAGCTCACCTGTGGCACCTTTGTCTCTAGTTCCTGAGGATGCAGGTTGAGACCCCAAAGCCTCTCCCACATGGTGAGGGCAGGGCCCCAGAGCCCAGtgagagcccatgctccactgCCCCACCCGCACCCTGCTTGCTGCCTGTGCCAGTTGCCTGTTTTGCTTCAGTGTTTGATCTAGCACTTACACGTGTCCTCCCCCACCAAGCCCTCCAGTCTCCTAGCCTCTTGACCCTGACTCCTGCCCACACTGTGGCTTCcgggagggagagggagcaggagCCGTTGGCCTTGGTTTGGGGAGAGTGGGCAGGGCTTTAGGGGAAGCAGTGAGCTGTTGTACTGCGGGGGCCTCCACTTTGGCCCTCCCTTCAGGCCCTGCACTATGATGTATGAAATGTATGTACAGACCAGAGATGTTTATACAGCCAATAAAGATGGAGTTTCCATATTTATCAGTACAGCCAGGACAGGGGAATCCTTCCCAGTACACGAGCCGGGGactgggctggaggagggagtggcgaAGGGCTGTGGGGCCAGGGAGAGGGATCGTGTGTGtaccacaggcatggcttgggcCTGGGGTGCCCTAAGAAACACAGGTGTGGTCCCGGGAGACCCGAGGCTTTGTCCTTCCTGGAAACAGGCATGAGTCTAACTCTAACTAAACATTATAGAAACTCTTTATTATTAGACAAAAATagactcttattttttttttctttccccccctTTTCATGTGATCCTACTCTGATCTCTCTGCTCAGAGGGGAGGTAAAGGAGGGAGTGCCTTGCTCCCCacacctctcccctctccctgccgtGCTGGGACCTGCAGCTGGTAGAGCAGGCAAGGCCTGTCTCCCCCTCCAACGCAGATGCTCTCCTGCAGGTGGGGCTGTCCAGATAACCCCCTCCAGGCTCCACCACCTCACCCTCACACACCGTCTCTGCCCTCTGCTCACATGCAAGGTCATCTCATGGGCCCATCCACTTCGCTTAgcaggctgggggcggggaaggAGAGCAGCGTCCCAGGCCGTTGTGTCCGCTCCCCATTCCTAGGGGAGAGGCCGgctcctgggtctcctgggtcCAGGCCAGGGGAAGTGAGGGCTGTGTGGTGCTGAGAGGGGCACAGTGTCGACGTGGGCTTGGAGCTTGTGGCCTTCCTTCATTTCCTCTGGCCCAGTAGAACTTTGGTGATGAAGGTGACAATGGCGCCTGCAGGCTGATCTGGGTCAAGCTCTGCGAAGAGGTGGCACACATTCTCCCAAGGGCTTCCCGGCTTCTTGGCCACGAAACCAAAGATCCTGGGGGCACAAAGGCAGGGTGGGGAGCGCTGAGCACCCCTTCCTCAGGGATGGCCATGCCAGGGATGGGGAGCAAGCAGGCGCCTGGACACCACGCTGATGCCGCGCTGGGAGGGGAGATGGCACCCTGGCAGAGGCTTACTTGGAGGTGGTCCCGTCGGAGTTGGTCCATCTGCGGAAGGAGAAGAACTGTGAAGGGATGCACCCAGGGAAGAGCTACCAGTGGAGAAGCTGGGCTGTGGGGACTGTGGGATGaaagggctgggagggagggtcacCTCCGGTCCTGAGGATCAGTGCTGGAGAAGGTGATGCTGTTCACTGGATAATGGCGGcgaaagaagagcctggaaggatgAGGGTGGGGAAAGTCACCCAGAAATCGGGGCTCCCGGGGTCTGTGCCTGGGGTCCCCCAGGGGCTTACCCGGCACACATACTCACTTCCTTTGGTTGTCTGTGAGTGTGATGCCCTGGGCTGAGACCTTGAAGTGGACGACGGCTGGCGCAGGGCGAGGGCTGCAGCTCAGAGCTGCGGAGCTGGCCCGTGCCACTGCTTGGGGGCCTGTCAGCGACTCCGTCTCCACTGAGGTCAGGTAGAGCACGCTGCAGGCTGCACGGTGAGGAGTGGGTTGAAGGGAGCAGGGAGCAGTGGCTCTGCCAACCCCAGCTCCATCTCCCCTCCGTGTTCCACCCGCCCAGCTCTCGCATTTTCCCCAGCTAGTGCTGCTCAAAATGCATCCGTCACACAGGTAGCCTGTTAAAAAGGCAGGTGACTGCGCGAGGTCTTTAGTCAGAGATGCTGGAAAGAGGCTGGAGAATCTGCATTCTAACAAGACCGCACCCCTGCAGCCTAGACAGGTCTCCCCATCCCATCATGTCTATGGGGACAGGcctcccctgccttcctgggTGAGGTGCATCTgccagggctggcccacacaCAAGGCCTTTCTGTTCCCCATGTGTCAGGGGTGTCCTATCTGGTGCgcggggaagggaaggagggagaggcccGTACCGGCGCCTTGACGCAGGAGGTCTGCCGCTGTACTCATGTTGCTGGGCACTGGGGCCTCTGggacctcctccagaggatctgaGGGAAATAGGGGTCAGCAGGGAGTGGCAGTCCCAGGAGCTGAGGGTACCCTCTGCCGTCCCaagggaaggcaggcaggcagggagccAGGACCGGAGATTGTGCCTTTGGCCACagtgggaggggagaagggggaggacaGATGCCCAGACACCCACCTTTGCTGGGAATGCGCAGGCAGCAGGGCAGGGACAGTGGGGAGATGGAGTGCTGGGAGACCAGGGCTGACAGGCTGCCTGCAGGGGAAAGGCGAGCGGGCTCCCGAGGTGCCCAGAGACACCTCTAGtcctccacctccctcctgaCACCTCTTGGCCTCCCTGCAATGCCAAGTGCAGCCTTCCCCACCCCTGCTTCTCACCAAAGTAGGGCTCGCTGGGACAGCCCTTGATCTTCACCCCTTTGGGCCCAGTCTCAATGAGAAAATGGCGGACCAGCTGTTCCGAGGGGTCCCCTGACAGGagtggagaggaggggagaagatTCCAGGTTCTACTTCTCTGCTGGAATTCTCTACCAAGCAGGAGagctcatctcctcctcctccctactATGAAGTGACACGGGCCACCCTGCCTGGTCTTGCCTCTGTGcctccctcaccccatcccctccccctcaGGCTGGGCCACTCTGTACCTTTCCAGGACTGGGCGCTGGGAGGGGGCGTGGCCACCTTGAGAGCCAGCCCATAGGCTCCTTGGAATGAATGACTGTCCCTGATCAGGAAGGCCCCAGGGTCTTTGTCCTTCAGCAGGGTGAtggctgggggaggcaggagaaGCTTTCACAGGGGCAGACCAAGCCCCAGGCAGCCCCTCCGCTCTGCTGCCCGAGCCCCCCAGACCTCTGGCCCTGACAGCTGTGGTGTCAGCACCCAGGATGCCACTGGGGAGTCAGTGCACTGGGCACTGAGCGGGTGAGACCTCCTCGGGCCTAAAACCCAGAATCATCTGCTAGAAAGAGGCTCGGCCCAGAGGAGGCCCACTGATGAAGTGGCACAAACCAGAAGCTGAGCCAGAGGCCCGGAGGGAGTAGGGGCAGGCTGGCTTCTCACCTTGGTCACGGGACAGGTGTGGCTTGTACCAGAACTTGGATGTGTCCTGGACAAACTTGACATTGCTCTGGCTCTCTTGCATCGGGGGCTCTAGAACAGGGAGGGACTAAGCTTTACCCCAGGGCTCCCCAGTCCCCATGCCATGCCCCTCCCTGGAAACCAGGGTTCTCCTAAGGTGGCCCCAGCCTCCTGAAGGCCTTTAtacctgggggttggggggcattATCCGGGAGCAGAGGTGCAAAAGTGACATGGTGACTAGCGCCTCTGGCTGGTGGTGATGCCTGCTCCGGGCCCCAGGGTCCCGGCTGCTGCCCAGGCCCCAGCAGATGGCGTTTCTCAGGaagggggggttggggggggccgTTGATGTCGTAAGATGCAGCCAGAGGAAAGGCAGGTGTGGGCGAGCTCTGAGGGGGTTCTGGGCTGGCCACAAGCCAGGGCATCTGAGTAGGCACAGGGGTGAGGGGGGACCCATCCGGGCTGTCTGGGGGATCTCGCAGGCCCTGCCAGGGGGCGTGACGGAGGCCGGGCAGGGTGTTGGGTACAGGCCCCCTTGGACTGGCGCTGTCCAAgcggccccccaggctcctctcctgaGGCCAGTCGTTGGGAGAGCtgggtggggaggctggggagaaggCGCCAGGGGCTGGAGGCTCAGGCCCACTTCCCGCAGGCAGCTCTGGAGCCTTATCAGCGCCTCCCTGGGAAACAGGCGGCAAGGCCTCCGCGGGACTCAGTCTCTGAGTGGGCGCCAAGGTGGGGGACCGGGTGTCCTGCCGTCGGgtgctgcagggagggagggcggGCAGTTTAGTTGGGTTGCAGAGCCCTGTGTGAGGTGCCTGCCAACACAGGCTTCAGTGTCTACCCAGATAAGGAGGCCCCTGAGCTGCCCAGCCCCACGAAGCACCTCTCCTTGCCCTGGACGGGGCTGCTGGTGTGCAGCGGTGTGGAAGGACCAGACAGCTCGGAAGCGGTGCTGCACTGGGCATCTCGCGGGGACCGGGGCAGGGTGCTGTGCCCGCTGGGACTCTCCCTCCAGGACACAGGCTCCGGCGACtctgcagggagagaaggggttgTAGCTCTTCCTCAGTCTGTGCTTTCCCCACCATTCCCCAGAACCCTCTTCTGCCCTGGGCATCCCCCTTCCCAGGGCCTCACCTGGAGATGCCAAGGGTCCTGCTGGGGCCAGGTGCCCAGGCAGCGGATACCGGTCCCCTCCTTCCTCTGCAGGGATCTCATAGCTCAGCTTCCTGGACTGGGGGTAGGGCGGGCTGCCAGGGGAGATGGAGCCAGCCCGGGGGGAGTGGGCACGAGGGCTGGGATACCCTCTACCCTCACCTGGAGACCCACAGCTGTGCGGCACCCGGCCGTATGCTGGGCAGCAGCTGGGAACTGCGCCTCCATAGCCGTACGTCACCAGGGCAGGGTACCCTGGGTGCCCATACCTGCCCTCGGGGCACAAGGCATAGGAGCAGCCCTCATGCCCTTCCTCGCCTGCCTTCGGTGGCTTCAAGCAGCTGTAGTCAGGCAGCGGGGTATGGTGGTGCCCGCAGGCAGGCACCAGCAGGGGCAGCGGGTGCCCGGGTCGCACCGGGTGCAGGAGGGGCTTACCAGCCTCACTCGCCcagccctccccagcctccctctccaGCCGCAGCCCATAGAGGGCTGCCGTGGGCAGTGCTAGCTTCTCCTCACAGGCAGGGCACGAGCACAGCGCAGGCAGCCCTGGGTCTTCCAGGATCACCACCTCCCGGTAGCCTGGGGGGCGGTAGCCAAAGTCTCCATTGGTGGGTTTCCCCAGCTCAGGCGGGTAGGGGTACGGCCCCTCGGACAGCGAGCGGCAGAGGCGCCTCTTCTCCACGGAGGGCTCAGCATAGCCCTGGGGGGCCCCCTCATAGGCTCCGAAAGCCAGCCGCCGCCTCTCCAGGGTCCCCTCTGGCCGGTAGTAGCCTCCATTGGGGACCCCGCAGGGTTCCCGGTAGCCCTGGCGGCAGGAGCAGTGGCGGCTGAGGCCAGGCCTGTGTCCTGAATATATTCCGAGGTGGGGGCCTCCGCCCGCAGCGGGCTGGTCTTCATCATCAAGGATGGCCGTCTCGCGCCCAGCTCCCCGGCCCCCACTGGCCACTCCACAGCCTCCCAGCAGGCGCTCGAGCTCCTGCCGCTCGGCAGCTGTCGGAGGTGGCCGGCCAGGGGACTCGGCGGCCGGCTCCGTGGTCAGCGTGGAGGAATGGCCAGAGTCGCTGCTGACAGAAagcagcgggggtgggggtggctccgGAGATGGGGCCGGTGGGGTCTGGCGGGGGGCTCGCTGCACCTGGGCATAAGGACTGCCATCCAGGGGCCCCCGGGTGTGGGTGACAGAGTCTGAGTGGGGAGAGGATCCGGGCGGTATAGCAAGCAGGCcacagtgggggggggggagagagagagagagagaaacagacaaagcGCGTGTGTTAACAGGGGATGGTGCCGGAGACTCCAGCTCGGGGGTGTCTCTTGGGAGGGTGTCTGTCTAGGGAGGGAAGCATGTCCCCCCACAGGAagctccacctccctccccctctggGGGCACCCCACACACCATCCGCACTGTCCTCATGGTGCAGGTTGAAGTTCTCGTAGGAGTCCCAGCGCACTGCGGGCTCTGCAGTGTTGTAGTCGACAGAGACGGAGGGCTCATTCCGTGGGGTGCTACCTATAGAAGGGCGCCCCGGGGGTGAGGAGCAGGGAGacaacccctgccccctgccccctgccaggcTTGGCTCTTACCTTTGATCTTctctgggctggaggagaagacgAACTCCACCGAGGCTTGGAAGGGGAACCTCTCGTCTGTGGGGAGTGGACAGTGAGGAGCAGGTGACCCCCTCCCTGCCCTTACCCACCTGCCTGCCTTCACCCGGGCTCCAGCCCCCAGGCCACTTGTCTCCAACTCACCGGCCCAGGCCTCATCCAACTGGTCCTTGGAGAAGATGAGCCGTGGTCCATGGATAGTGCATGTGTGGAACTGGACTCGGAATACGAGGGTCCGGTCAGTCCCCCGGCTACCCTTGTGATAGCATGttacctgggggaggggagggagaccaGCATTCAGGCTCTGTGTCCACACACGTCTCCTCTGTGCTTCTACCCTGGGGACTATCTGGGTGCGGCTCTGCTCTGCCTCAACTCCAAGGTGACCTCCCCATCAGGAAGACAACCTCCTTGCCCTCCAACCTGCCTTGAATTGATGGCTCTCCAGAGACGGTGCAGCTGGCAGCGTTCACCACCACCCCGACCCCACCCCCAGGACTCTCTCTGTGGCTAAGGCCCCCTCACCATGACATCGCCTTTGAGGAGGAGGGCTGGCTCCAGGCTGATACAAAGCTGCTGGGGACCAGGGCCTGCAACATGACTGGGGAAGAGAGGGCAGAGCTGAATCAGGGGCACTTGGATGCACCGGAGGCTGTCAAGAGTCAGGAGGGAGTTGGGCGATCAGAGACTGAGCCCTTCCTGAGCGCGAGCCCTTTAAGcatcagcttccccatctgtaaaacggaTTCTACGATGCTATTAGTTTTGGGGTGCAGTGGCTAGAGCTGGAGGCCCAGCTGTCCAGGAAAGGCTGGAAAAACAGGGATTCAGGGAGAAGGAGTCTGGCAACAGAGCACTCACTAGACTCCTGATGTGTAGACAAGCTGCATGGATTGGTAGATCTTGAGGAAGGGCTGGAAACCTAGAGGGCAAAAAAGAGAAGGTCCATGAAGGGCAGtgagtggagggggtgggggacagtgCCCCCCGACAGagcacattccaggcagactcaCCTGCACCAGGTTCAAAGGCTGGCAGCACGGGCACCAGCACATAGTGCAGGAAGAGAGGGCTGCTGTTCATGCGGATGGCCCCGGACAGCAGACCGCTGAAGTAGGTGATGTACCTGGCGGCAGGATTTAAGAGGGATGGAAGCCCCTTCCAGGTCTCAGCCTCATATGATACAGCAATGGGCCCTGACTATCCTGTGAGTCCCTCTTTATCGCAAGACTCAGCTTTATTTTCTGTATAGCTCTGGCTAACATCCCAAACGATCTTGTCTATTTATTCATAGGTCTGTTGCCTTCTACCCCACCAGCATGTAAATAAGCCCCGTGAGAGCAGAGACCTTGGATTTGTTCTGCATTCTCAGCACCTGACACAAGCCCCGAGCACACAGGAGGTGCTCCCGGAAGGTGCGCTGTATGAATGAGATAAGCTTGGCCTGGGCAGCCACGGAGGGACCTGCTCGCCTGGCCCATCCCCACCCAGGCTGCTCACCGGCGCTGGGAGGGCTGCAATTCTGCGGCAACCTTGTCTTCACAAAACTTCCGCATGGTAAGGGTCGCCAGCGCCTGGTCTGCCCTGGGGAGACAGGGGCCAGTGTGGGGGCTAAGGGGGTGGTTACATCCTGGTCTCCCTTTCCTAAGCTCCAGGGGAGGGAAGAGTGGTGTGATTCCCCGCAAGTCTAGAGGAAGTTCAGAGTGGTGGTGAAGAGAACTAGAAACCCCACAAGCAGTCACTTTACTAGTTGTTGGGCTGCAGGCAACCGTTTCCTGAGTTTTAGTTTCTTCTTCGGTAAAATGGGACAATAAGACCATGCTATGGGTTgaactggggcttccccggtggctcagtggtaaagaacccagctgccaatgcaggagacatgggtttgatccctgggtcgggaagatcccctggagaaggaaagggtcacccactccagtattcttgcctgggaaatcccatggcagaggagcctggcgggctacagtccgtggggtggcagaagagttggacatgacttagcgactaaacaacaaaaacgggttgaattgtgtccccccagAAGATatgtacctcagaatgtgaccttatttggacaTAGGGTcgttgcagatgtaattaattaAGATGTtatactggagtagggtgagcCCTTAATCCAATGTGATTGGTGTCCTtagaagaagagaagaagagacagacacacagacacacaggaagaAGGCCATGTGACGATGAAGGCAGAGACGAGCGATCCACCTATAAGCCAAGGGACACCAAGGACTGCTGGCCACCACCGGCAGCTGGGAAGAGGCCACTCCCAGAGTCTCAGCGGGAGTGTGGCCCCACTGACTCCTTGATTTTAGActttcagcttccagaactgaGACAACAAAGTTCTGTTGTCTTAAGCTACTTAGTCTGTggcactttgttatagcagccctaggaaaGTGGTGAAGTACAAGTGAGAAAAAGGAGGTGGAAAGCTCAAGTTTATAGTAAATGGCTCTGGACCCTGAGGTGGGCTTTAGAGGAGGGGGGCTCATCAAGGGCCAGCTGGAGGGAGGGTCCCTGGGGAAGTGGGAACTTGGGGCTGGGGCACCTTACCCTGCAGAGATCTTGCTGTAGTGCATGTAGGCAGAGACGATGACACCGAGCTTGCCCTTGCTCCCCTGAGGACAAAGAGGGATAGAGGGCTTGCTGGGGCCCTTTGCTGAGGGCCCCCAGTCCTGTGAACCTGAAGTTCCAGCTCACCTTGCAGTACAATACGACCACGTGCTGCGGGTCAGCGCTGAGCCAGGTCTCCATGGCTTTGCAAATGGAGCACAGCTTGTCTAGGGGGGGTGCGTGCAGCTCAGGCCAGCCAAAGTCCTGGACCTGAGGGGTACAGGGGTGGAATTGGGGCTGGTGGCCACCAAAGAAGAGGTGAGTGGGGTGGAAGAGGGATAGGGTTTAGGTGCCTGGAGACAAGGTCAGGGGCCTGTTCTTGTATCGATGACAGCCTCAACTCTTTCCTCACCGAGATGATGGGTGGATACCTGCTGCACCATGCTTTGGGCTGTCCCAAGTGACAAATCATATGGGCAAGTGCTACTATTAATACTGAGAAGGCTGGGGGTGATGGTTTTAATTCCCTCCTACCTTCGGGTTTAGGCGGGTCAGGTCATGTCTTTTCTCTGAAAGGTTGAAGAGCTGCAAGAAAAGTGGGTTAGGGCGTTAGGCGAAGTGACCCCAGGCAGCGAGGCGTGGTGATTCCTGGAGGTGTCACCTGCTGTGACCCTAAGTAAGGGTCTTTCTCCAAAAGGAGGAAGTGACTAAGGCCCAGCCTAACTTTGACAGCCTCATCAGTCGTCTGCCTTCTAGGTCTGCTCCCTGGAGCGTCCGGGGCCCTGCCCACTCGGGGCCCCGCCTCCACAGGTTTGACGTCAGGGAGCCGCCGGGCCCTGCTGGCCCTCCCAGCCCTCTCATTGGCTGACTGAAGCAGGTCCCGCCTCTCACCAGGTACTTGTCACGGTGCTTGGATTGCAGCACGTGAGCCAGCTCGCGCAGGTGGCCCCGGTGTCGCTGCTCGTCGGGCCGCGCGGGGAAAGAGGCGGCCAGGATCCGCTCCGTCACGTAGGTGAGGTCCAAGTCCCAGCGGCGCTCCATGAGCGGGTCCAGGCTGAAgctcctggggaggagggggccaaGCTGTGTTAAGAGCGGGGCGGGGAGAGGGTGTGGGGCGGGCACCGGGAGGCTGGTGTGATGGAAAGGTGTCTGGCCGACTACAGGTGAGGCCTCCTGGGTCCTGACCTTTTGGGGGTGGGCTGTCCTAGAGAGCTTTGTTGGGGGGAACTGCCCTGGGCTGAGGTGTGGGGTATGAGGAAAGGGCTCATATGGGACCACAACCGGCACCCTACTTACCTGGGCAGAGTGCTGCGCTGCTTTGAGTGGTTCAGAGACTTGGTGGATCCCTGGTGGATGAGATGAGATTTTGCACACATCTTTTGTGCCCCTCACTCTAGGCTTCCCCACTCCAGAGTTCCATGAATTTTGCTTCAGGAGAGACCTAGGTCCTTAGTCCCACAGCTATCTGCTtccgcccccccaaccccccctgCAGCTTCACCTTACCAGGTGCTCTATGCGCCTCACAGGGGCGGTGTTTCTCCGCTagagggagaggggggaggaAAAGGGAGTGGTTAGGCAAGGGGCAAGGACCAGTCTGGgcctgggggcagtggggagggcttGTGTGTGTCCCTGTGAGGGATGTATTaggtggggcagggagagagggaggagtcCTAAGCCAGAGCAGGCCCAAGACACAAGAGCAGAGGGCTCAAAAAGTTTTCCACTGTCTCAGGATGGCCACTATGCACAGCAGTCCATTCAAGAGAACTTCTTGGGGCCCGTCTGTGGCCACCAGACCTCTGGACACTGCAGCCTGGTTCTCTGGATCCCCCACCCTATCCCAGAGCACACTCAC
This region of Ovis canadensis isolate MfBH-ARS-UI-01 breed Bighorn chromosome 3, ARS-UI_OviCan_v2, whole genome shotgun sequence genomic DNA includes:
- the TNS2 gene encoding tensin-2 isoform X3, translated to MKPRKAEPHSFREKVFRKKPPVCAVCKAAIDGTGVSCRVCKVATHRKCEAKVTSSCQALPPVELRRNTAPVRRIEHLGSTKSLNHSKQRSTLPRSFSLDPLMERRWDLDLTYVTERILAASFPARPDEQRHRGHLRELAHVLQSKHRDKYLLFNLSEKRHDLTRLNPKVQDFGWPELHAPPLDKLCSICKAMETWLSADPQHVVVLYCKGSKGKLGVIVSAYMHYSKISAGADQALATLTMRKFCEDKVAAELQPSQRRYITYFSGLLSGAIRMNSSPLFLHYVLVPVLPAFEPGAGFQPFLKIYQSMQLVYTSGVYHVAGPGPQQLCISLEPALLLKGDVMVTCYHKGSRGTDRTLVFRVQFHTCTIHGPRLIFSKDQLDEAWADERFPFQASVEFVFSSSPEKIKGSTPRNEPSVSVDYNTAEPAVRWDSYENFNLHHEDSADDSVTHTRGPLDGSPYAQVQRAPRQTPPAPSPEPPPPPLLSVSSDSGHSSTLTTEPAAESPGRPPPTAAERQELERLLGGCGVASGGRGAGRETAILDDEDQPAAGGGPHLGIYSGHRPGLSRHCSCRQGYREPCGVPNGGYYRPEGTLERRRLAFGAYEGAPQGYAEPSVEKRRLCRSLSEGPYPYPPELGKPTNGDFGYRPPGYREVVILEDPGLPALCSCPACEEKLALPTAALYGLRLEREAGEGWASEAGKPLLHPVRPGHPLPLLVPACGHHHTPLPDYSCLKPPKAGEEGHEGCSYALCPEGRYGHPGYPALVTYGYGGAVPSCCPAYGRVPHSCGSPGEGRGYPSPRAHSPRAGSISPGSPPYPQSRKLSYEIPAEEGGDRYPLPGHLAPAGPLASPESPEPVSWRESPSGHSTLPRSPRDAQCSTASELSGPSTPLHTSSPVQGKESTRRQDTRSPTLAPTQRLSPAEALPPVSQGGADKAPELPAGSGPEPPAPGAFSPASPPSSPNDWPQERSLGGRLDSASPRGPVPNTLPGLRHAPWQGLRDPPDSPDGSPLTPVPTQMPWLVASPEPPQSSPTPAFPLAASYDINGPPQPPLPEKRHLLGPGQQPGPWGPEQASPPARGASHHVTFAPLLPDNAPQPPEPPMQESQSNVKFVQDTSKFWYKPHLSRDQAITLLKDKDPGAFLIRDSHSFQGAYGLALKVATPPPSAQSWKGDPSEQLVRHFLIETGPKGVKIKGCPSEPYFGSLSALVSQHSISPLSLPCCLRIPSKDPLEEVPEAPVPSNMSTAADLLRQGAACSVLYLTSVETESLTGPQAVARASSAALSCSPRPAPAVVHFKVSAQGITLTDNQRKLFFRRHYPVNSITFSSTDPQDRRWTNSDGTTSKIFGFVAKKPGSPWENVCHLFAELDPDQPAGAIVTFITKVLLGQRK
- the TNS2 gene encoding tensin-2 isoform X9, with product MRKFCEDKVAAELQPSQRRYITYFSGLLSGAIRMNSSPLFLHYVLVPVLPAFEPGAGFQPFLKIYQSMQLVYTSGVYLRCIQVPLIQLCPLFPSHVAGPGPQQLCISLEPALLLKGDVMVTCYHKGSRGTDRTLVFRVQFHTCTIHGPRLIFSKDQLDEAWADERFPFQASVEFVFSSSPEKIKGSTPRNEPSVSVDYNTAEPAVRWDSYENFNLHHEDSADDSVTHTRGPLDGSPYAQVQRAPRQTPPAPSPEPPPPPLLSVSSDSGHSSTLTTEPAAESPGRPPPTAAERQELERLLGGCGVASGGRGAGRETAILDDEDQPAAGGGPHLGIYSGHRPGLSRHCSCRQGYREPCGVPNGGYYRPEGTLERRRLAFGAYEGAPQGYAEPSVEKRRLCRSLSEGPYPYPPELGKPTNGDFGYRPPGYREVVILEDPGLPALCSCPACEEKLALPTAALYGLRLEREAGEGWASEAGKPLLHPVRPGHPLPLLVPACGHHHTPLPDYSCLKPPKAGEEGHEGCSYALCPEGRYGHPGYPALVTYGYGGAVPSCCPAYGRVPHSCGSPGEGRGYPSPRAHSPRAGSISPGSPPYPQSRKLSYEIPAEEGGDRYPLPGHLAPAGPLASPESPEPVSWRESPSGHSTLPRSPRDAQCSTASELSGPSTPLHTSSPVQGKESTRRQDTRSPTLAPTQRLSPAEALPPVSQGGADKAPELPAGSGPEPPAPGAFSPASPPSSPNDWPQERSLGGRLDSASPRGPVPNTLPGLRHAPWQGLRDPPDSPDGSPLTPVPTQMPWLVASPEPPQSSPTPAFPLAASYDINGPPQPPLPEKRHLLGPGQQPGPWGPEQASPPARGASHHVTFAPLLPDNAPQPPEPPMQESQSNVKFVQDTSKFWYKPHLSRDQAITLLKDKDPGAFLIRDSHSFQGAYGLALKVATPPPSAQSWKGDPSEQLVRHFLIETGPKGVKIKGCPSEPYFGSLSALVSQHSISPLSLPCCLRIPSKDPLEEVPEAPVPSNMSTAADLLRQGAACSVLYLTSVETESLTGPQAVARASSAALSCSPRPAPAVVHFKVSAQGITLTDNQRKLFFRRHYPVNSITFSSTDPQDRRWTNSDGTTSKIFGFVAKKPGSPWENVCHLFAELDPDQPAGAIVTFITKVLLGQRK
- the TNS2 gene encoding tensin-2 isoform X6; translated protein: MPEEKKNRRGDKEPRKAEPHSFREKVFRKKPPVCAVCKAAIDGTGVSCRVCKVATHRKCEAKVTSSCQALPPVELRRNTAPVRRIEHLGSTKSLNHSKQRSTLPRSFSLDPLMERRWDLDLTYVTERILAASFPARPDEQRHRGHLRELAHVLQSKHRDKYLLFNLSEKRHDLTRLNPKVQDFGWPELHAPPLDKLCSICKAMETWLSADPQHVVVLYCKGSKGKLGVIVSAYMHYSKISAGADQALATLTMRKFCEDKVAAELQPSQRRYITYFSGLLSGAIRMNSSPLFLHYVLVPVLPAFEPGAGFQPFLKIYQSMQLVYTSGVYHVAGPGPQQLCISLEPALLLKGDVMVTCYHKGSRGTDRTLVFRVQFHTCTIHGPRLIFSKDQLDEAWADERFPFQASVEFVFSSSPEKIKGSTPRNEPSVSVDYNTAEPAVRWDSYENFNLHHEDSADDSVTHTRGPLDGSPYAQVQRAPRQTPPAPSPEPPPPPLLSVSSDSGHSSTLTTEPAAESPGRPPPTAAERQELERLLGGCGVASGGRGAGRETAILDDEDQPAAGGGPHLGIYSGHRPGLSRHCSCRQGYREPCGVPNGGYYRPEGTLERRRLAFGAYEGAPQGYAEPSVEKRRLCRSLSEGPYPYPPELGKPTNGDFGYRPPGYREVVILEDPGLPALCSCPACEEKLALPTAALYGLRLEREAGEGWASEAGKPLLHPVRPGHPLPLLVPACGHHHTPLPDYSCLKPPKAGEEGHEGCSYALCPEGRYGHPGYPALVTYGYGGAVPSCCPAYGRVPHSCGSPGEGRGYPSPRAHSPRAGSISPGSPPYPQSRKLSYEIPAEEGGDRYPLPGHLAPAGPLASPESPEPVSWRESPSGHSTLPRSPRDAQCSTASELSGPSTPLHTSSPVQGKESTRRQDTRSPTLAPTQRLSPAEALPPVSQGGADKAPELPAGSGPEPPAPGAFSPASPPSSPNDWPQERSLGGRLDSASPRGPVPNTLPGLRHAPWQGLRDPPDSPDGSPLTPVPTQMPWLVASPEPPQSSPTPAFPLAASYDINGPPQPPLPEKRHLLGPGQQPGPWGPEQASPPARGASHHVTFAPLLPDNAPQPPEPPMQESQSNVKFVQDTSKFWYKPHLSRDQAITLLKDKDPGAFLIRDSHSFQGAYGLALKVATPPPSAQSWKGDPSEQLVRHFLIETGPKGVKIKGCPSEPYFGSLSALVSQHSISPLSLPCCLRIPSKDPLEEVPEAPVPSNMSTAADLLRQGAACSVLYLTSVETESLTGPQAVARASSAALSCSPRPAPAVVHFKVSAQGITLTDNQRKLFFRRHYPVNSITFSSTDPQDRRWTNSDGTTSKIFGFVAKKPGSPWENVCHLFAELDPDQPAGAIVTFITKVLLGQRK